In Hevea brasiliensis isolate MT/VB/25A 57/8 chromosome 13, ASM3005281v1, whole genome shotgun sequence, a single genomic region encodes these proteins:
- the LOC110637439 gene encoding protein REVEILLE 6: MVSKNPNPPDGFYLDPNGMALPGLGPFVTASTTTSSAEDPTKKIRKPYTITKSRESWTEPEHDKFLEALQLFDRDWKKIEAFIGSKTVIQIRSHAQKYFLKVQKSGTNEHLPPPRPKRKAAHPYPQKATKNSPVLSQPPGSFQSSSALLEPGFVRRRDTASMPRNPIASAATASRKNNLPAVRLSNQTKVAYNCCSSTESAPRTKPLGESAELGNHGHPLRVLPDFAQVYKFIGSVFDPNASGHLQKLKKMDPIDVETVLLLMRNLSINLTSPDFEDHRRLLSSYEIDTQAIGASKTL; this comes from the exons ATGGTCTCCAAAAATCCTAACCCGCCTGACGGATTCTACTTGGATCCGAACGGAATGGCCCTACCAGGACTGGGACCCTTCGTCACAGCATCTACCACCACGTCCTCAGCGGAGGATCCGACTAAGAAGATCCGAAAACCCTACACCATCACCAAGTCCAGAGAGAGCTGGACTGAACCTGAACACGACAAGTTCCTTGAAGCTCTTCAACT CTTTGATCGCGACTGGAAAAAGATTGAAGCATTTATCGGGTCAAAAACAGTTATTCAG ATACGTAGTCATGCACAGAAGTATTTTCTAAAGGTTCAGAAGAGTGGAACCAATGAACACCTGCCTCCTCCTAGGCCTAAAAGGAAAGCTGCTCATCCATATCCTCAAAAAGCCACTAAAAATT CCCCAGTGCTCTCACAACCTCCGGGTTCCTTCCAATCATCGTCTGCCCTCCTTGAACCTGGATTTGTTCGAAGGCGTGATACCGCATCAATGCCTAGGAACCCAATTGCTAGTGCTGCTACAGCTTCCCGGAAAAATAATTTGCCAGCTGTCAGATTATCAAATCAAACAAAAG TGGCATATAATTGTTGCAGTAGCACTGAGAGTGCTCCTAGAACAAAACCACTTGGGGAATCAGCTGAGCTAGGGAATCATGGGCATCCATTGAGAG TTCTGCCTGACTTCGCTCAAGTATACAAATTTATTGGCAGTGTATTTGACCCAAATGCTAGTGGTCATCTGCAGAAACTTAAAAAAATGGACCCCATAGATGTTGAAACG GTGCTGTTGTTGATGAGAAACCTCTCTATCAATCTGACCAGTCCTGATTTTGAGGATCAT CGAAGGTTGCTCTCTTCTTATGAGATTGACACACAAGCAATTGGTGCAAGCAAAACGCTTTAA